From uncultured Pseudodesulfovibrio sp.:
TCAATCACTTCTTGTGGGAAACACGACACACCTCGTTGGCATTGAACCTCTTCCCAAAGAATATGGAAAAGAATTGTTCATAGCCCTCACAATCCCGGAAACAACTTTTACCGGGCCGATAGCTGAAGTCGGCAAGCGAACATTCTTTGTGTCATTAGGAATGCTTCTCCTTTTTTTGCCAATAATATATTTCGTCTCCAAACGTATCAGTCGCCCACTCAAAATACTGACCCAAAAAGTAGATAACATTAAGGCTTTTAAACTGGATTCACCAATAAAAGTTCGATCAAACATCTTCGAAATACGGGAGTTGAGCAAGGCGACGGAAACTATGCGTGAAGCCCTCAACGCTTTTGGGAGCTATATTCCCAAGCCCCTCGTTAAAGCGATGATCGTCAACGATATTGTTCCAACATTGGGCGGTGACCGTAGGGAAATGACCTTCCTGTTCAGTGACATAAAAGATTTCACCACAATCTCAGAGACACTCACACCCGAGCAGGTGACAAGCAGTATTACAAGCTATCTGGAAAAAATGAGTTGGACCATCATCCAAAACAAAGGGACCATAGACAAATATATAGGCGACTCAATCATGGCTTTCTGGAATGCCCCAGTGACCAATGCCGAACACGCATTTCACGCGTGCCTCACAGCATTGCAATGCAGAGAAGTACTTACGGTTTTCAACCAGCACCGTCGGGACAATGATGAACCGGAGTTTCTGACCAGAATGGGAATACACACTGGGGAAGCTGTTGTTGGAAATATTGGTTCTTCTGATCGTATGGATTACACGGCCATGGGAGCATCTGTAAATCTGGCCTCACGACTGGAAGGACTCAATAAATACATGGGAACAGACATCCTTGTCAGCCGACCGACCATGCTTGCTGCTGGTGAAGAATTCCTTTTCCGCTTTGCTGGCAAAGTTGTCCCAAAAGGAACGACTGACGGATTATGTGTCTATGAACTTCTTGGGACAAAAGACAATACGACCGGCGTATTTGCCCCGTTCACTGTACCTGATAAAATCATGCAAAAAACAGAAAAATGGGAAGCCGCGATCCGTCTTTTCCTTTCGCGGGATTTTGAGGGGGCAGAAACTGCTTTCATTGGCCTTCTTGATAAATATGGAGCAGACCCTCTCATTAAAAAATATCTGAAACTCACTCAGGAATTTTCGATGCAATCACCGGACGAATCCTGGAACGGTGAACAAAGTTTCGATGTGAAATAGGGAGAGAAGATGACTCGGTTAAAAAAAATCATACCATGGTGCACGCTCTTTTCCTTTCTCATAATGTCCATGCCCATTTTCGCGACAGCGGCTACTCCCATCACCTTCTGGACAACAGAAATGGGCGCAGACCGGCAAGCGGTTATCAAATATCTCACAGATGCCTTCATGATCTTCAATCCGGACATTGAAATACATGTTGAGGATATTGAAGAAAACGCCATGGTTGATGCATTGACCCAGGCCCAAAAAGAAGGGACCGGGCCAAACATTATCAGTTGTGCTTCGAATCTGGTTGTCTCCTTCAGCGAACTCGGATGGATAAACAACACTGGAACAGAAGCTTGTATTTCCAATATAGGTAAAGACAGGTTCTACTCTGGAACACTCAGCAAATTGCAACACACAGACGGAACATATAGCGGCATTCCTTTAAGCGGATGGGTTCAAGGTATATGGTACAGAAAAGACTGGTTTAAAAAACACGGCCTGAACCCACCCAATACTTGGAACAACATTCTAAAAGCGGCCAAAACCTTTCACGCCCCGGAAAAAGAACAATACGGGATTCTCATCGGCACACAGGATGATGTATATACCGAGCAAATATTTACCCATCTAGCCCTCTCTGCTGGAGTGAAAGAATTCACCCCCGAAGGAAAGGTCGTGTTTGATACTCCGGCAACTGTTGAAACGCTCAAATTCTATGCAGAATTAACCCGATACACACCTCCTGGCCCCCAATCTTGGCGTGGAAGAGATTTCTATCTTCAAGGGCAATTGGCGATGATGTTCTATTCAACATTCATCATGGATGACATGGCCATTCCTTCCATTGCCGCAAATTCTTTGACTGGAGACAATTTTGAAGAACTCTGTGGTGCCCCTTACGACTACAATCTCTTGAGAAATACCGGATTTGTCTCAAGTATTACGGGAACGCATAAAGCAAGCTATGGTACTATCACTGCACTTGGCCTGATGAAAACCGAAAATACTGCACAACAACAAGCGGCTGAACGCCTTGTTGAATTTCTTTTTTCAAACGACGCCTATATTACCTGGCTGCATATGGTTCCCGGTGGCACGATGCCTGTTCTCAAAGATATCGCAATCCACGACACTTTTTTCAGAGACCACCAAGGAGTCTTCCAAAAGTACTCCCGGCAACGAGTCCAAAGCATCTTGTCTGGATTTGATTCATTAAAAAGCTTCAGCTTTGTGGATGGTCATATCGTACCTCAGGCAGCCCTGGCTTC
This genomic window contains:
- a CDS encoding adenylate/guanylate cyclase domain-containing protein, producing the protein MRKHIPLHVNILTVFTVLVTTIVLIVVGYGHKSNSDSAVIAAHQLLRRVEISTAEKTQALFDTAFRTVNTFINFRDIGQKASIHSHPLQSVFFKFLEQNEDFTSIFIGFDDGDFFLVSSLHGRDELKKSLGIPESAVWYTQTIAQRADKQRYELRKYLDTGFVTVGSAAELHVQYDPRRRPWFKSASETDIATLSDIYIFSLSEEPGITVSRRFDATVKGVVGVDLSLANVSHFLKSQLIAPGNELIIFDTLGNVYAYPNLNKLITSIGITESESTKNAKIAALGSPALLNLVQLFQSQKTNTIHDQSLLVGNTTHLVGIEPLPKEYGKELFIALTIPETTFTGPIAEVGKRTFFVSLGMLLLFLPIIYFVSKRISRPLKILTQKVDNIKAFKLDSPIKVRSNIFEIRELSKATETMREALNAFGSYIPKPLVKAMIVNDIVPTLGGDRREMTFLFSDIKDFTTISETLTPEQVTSSITSYLEKMSWTIIQNKGTIDKYIGDSIMAFWNAPVTNAEHAFHACLTALQCREVLTVFNQHRRDNDEPEFLTRMGIHTGEAVVGNIGSSDRMDYTAMGASVNLASRLEGLNKYMGTDILVSRPTMLAAGEEFLFRFAGKVVPKGTTDGLCVYELLGTKDNTTGVFAPFTVPDKIMQKTEKWEAAIRLFLSRDFEGAETAFIGLLDKYGADPLIKKYLKLTQEFSMQSPDESWNGEQSFDVK
- a CDS encoding ABC transporter substrate-binding protein, producing MTRLKKIIPWCTLFSFLIMSMPIFATAATPITFWTTEMGADRQAVIKYLTDAFMIFNPDIEIHVEDIEENAMVDALTQAQKEGTGPNIISCASNLVVSFSELGWINNTGTEACISNIGKDRFYSGTLSKLQHTDGTYSGIPLSGWVQGIWYRKDWFKKHGLNPPNTWNNILKAAKTFHAPEKEQYGILIGTQDDVYTEQIFTHLALSAGVKEFTPEGKVVFDTPATVETLKFYAELTRYTPPGPQSWRGRDFYLQGQLAMMFYSTFIMDDMAIPSIAANSLTGDNFEELCGAPYDYNLLRNTGFVSSITGTHKASYGTITALGLMKTENTAQQQAAERLVEFLFSNDAYITWLHMVPGGTMPVLKDIAIHDTFFRDHQGVFQKYSRQRVQSILSGFDSLKSFSFVDGHIVPQAALASAMGLLSNMITRTLQGKVSPEEAVSQTATKMRMINSKI